CCTCACCGCACCACCTCGCCTACACGGTCCTTCGGATCTGATCCCACCCGCTCCGCGGCTCCGTTGCGTCGCGGACCTTCCACTCATGCTTCCGGCAGACTGCGTCCCTGTGGACGCCCGGATGCGCGGCGTGCGCGTTCGGCCGCCGGAGGCGGTCTAAGCTGCATCGTCCACAGTCGAAGGAGAAGACCATGATCGCACACAGCGTGTCAGTTCGTCCCGCCGCGCCGGCCCTGCTGATCGCAGCCCTGCTGCTCGCCGGGTGCGGCGGCTCCGGCGGAGACTCACGACTTCGCCTGGGCGCCGACATCCCACCCGACGAGCCGGTCGTGAGACTGGCCACGGTGCTTCAAAACCCCGCGGAGTACGACGGCAGGCGCGTCGTCCTGCAGGGGGTCGTCTCGAACCAGTGCGGCGGCCTGTGCGAGTTCGTCCTGCTCGACGGGAAGGAGAACGCGACGATCCACCAGCAGGGCATCAAGTTCCCCAAGCTCGAGCGGGGCAAGAGCGTCACGATCTACGCGCAGGTCACGAGCGGCGAGGAGCACGTCGTGCTCTCCGCCCTGGGCCTGCGCATGGAATAGGAGCCGACGATGACATTCGCAGAGGTCGCGCTCAGCAATCTCAGACGCAACCCGGTCCGGAGCGTCCTCACGGGCCTCAGCCTGGCCGTATCGGCCGCCACGCTCAGCGTGGCCCTGTCGCTCGACAGGGGGTATGCGTCCGCCGTCACGGACGACCTTGTCAACAAGACCGGGGTGCACCTGTACGTCACGAAGGAGGGCTGCCCGATCGAGGCCGCATCGGTCATCGCCCAGGGTGGCTTAAGCCCGCTCTACGTCGGCGAGGAGACCGTCAAGAAGGCCCAGAGCCTGCCTCAGGTCGGCGCCGTGCTCCCGTTCAAGCTCTTCGCGGTCACGACCGCCGACGGGACGCGCACCGACATCTTCATGGGCGTCACCGAGGCCATCATGGAGATCAAACCTGACTGGCGCTTCCACAGCGGCGGCTGGTTCGAGTCGGAGGACAGCGTCATCCTCGGGGCGGAGATGGCGCGCATCGAGCGCCTGGGTGTGGGCGACCGGATGTACACGGAGCACTTCGACAGGGAGTTCGTCGTCTCCGGGATCCTCGAGCGCAACTACAGCCAGGACGACGGCGTGTTCTTCCTGCCGCTTTCCACGGCGCAGGAGCTCGTGGGCCGCGAGGGCAAGCTCTCCGCCGTGGCGATCAAGCTCCAGGACATCTCCACGCTGGACGAGACCCGCAACCGCCTGCGGGCGATGCTGCCCGAGGACCACTTCGTCATCGGCTCGAAGGAGCTCAGCGAGGGCATCCTCCAGTTCTTTGGCTCGACGCGCGCGATCATGATGGTCATGGTGCTGGTCGCCGCGGTCATCTCGGTCTTCGGCGTGGTCAACACGATGCTCATGACCGTGCTCGAGAGGCGCCGCGAGATCGCGTACCTCAAGTGCGTCGGCGCCGGAAGGCTCGACCTCCTGCACCTGATCTCGCTGGAGACGCTGGCCATCGCGGTGGCGGGCAGCGCGGCCGGGGCCGTCGCCGGCGCCGTCCTGAGTCCGCTCTCCGGCACTCTGCTGCGGCGGTTCCTCGTCGCGTACGTTCCCTCAGGGGTGATCGCGCGACCCGACCTGGGGATCGCGGTGCTGGCCTTCACGGCGTGCACCGTGATCGGACTCGCCTGCTCGGTCTACCCGGCGCTGCGCGCCGCGCGCATCGTGCCCATGGAGGTGCTGAGGAATGAGTGACAACCACGCCATACGACTGGAGCAGGTCTCCAAGCACTACCGGCGCGGCCCGGAAACGGTGGCCGCGGTGCAGGACGTCTCGCTGGCCGTCGCGCCGGGCGAGCACGTGGCGGTCGTCGGGCACTCCGGCTCGGGCAAGACCACCCTGCTGAACCTCATCGGCTGCCTCGACCGGCCCTCGAGCGGACGGATCGCCGTCAACGGGCGCTGGCTCGACGGCGCAGGTGAGGCGGAACTCACGCGCTTCCGTCGCGAGTCCATCGGGTTCGTCTTTCAGCAGTTCTTCCTCGTCCCGACGCTCACCGTCCTCGAGAACGTGACCCTGCCGACGCTGTTCACAGGGCGAAAGGACGAGTCGCGGGCCAGGGAACTCCTCGACACGGTCGAGATGGGGCACCGGCTGAAGCACCTGCCGGGGCAGCTCTCCGGGGGCGAGATGCAGCGCGTGGCGATCGCGCGCGCGCTCATCAACTCGCCGCCGATCCTGCTCGCCGACGAGCCGACGGGCAACCTCGACTCGCGCAACGCCGAGAGGATCATGCAGCTCTTCGAGCGGCTGAACGGAGACGGCGTGACGGTCGTCGTCGTCACGCACAACGCGGACATCGTGAGGCGCTGCAACAGGACGGTGCACATTGAGGACGGTCGGATCAGCGCTTAGGCTGGCGGCGCTCGCCGGCGCGCTCCTCGCGCCGTGCGTCGCGCAGGCCGCGAGGTATGTCGGGATCGACGCCGACGTGCGGTTCGAGATGCTGGAGGGCGAGCGCAGCCGGGCGCGCCTGCACCTCCTGGGGGCGTCCGTGCGCGAGACCATCGCCGACAGCCGGGGTGACCGGCTGATCCTCTTCGGCATGGTCGAGGCCCGAGACGACCTCTCGGAGGTCATGCTGCACGAACTCTACGCGCGCCACAAGGGGCCGCTTGGAGCGTGGGCGGTGACCGTCGGGCGATTCCGTCTCCCCTACGGCCTCATGACCGACTTCGACGCCTCGAGGCTCCTGTACGGGACGCCGCACGAGACGATGCTCGGCATGGAGTCGGACAACGGCGCGATGCTGTCGGTCGCCAGAGGCGCGGTGAACGGTGCCGTCTCCCTCACCCAGGGCTACGGCCACCATCACCCGCCGCGTCTGCCGGGCCACGGCATCGCGATGGCGCGCGTCGGGGTCACGCCCGGCGAGACCGAGGAGGTGTCGTTCGGGCTCTCGGCCGCGTACGGCAGGACGGCCCACGCGCACGACGCGGAGATGACGACGCGTCGCGCGCTCGTCGGCGCCGACGCGACGTTCTACGCGGGGCGCTGGCTGGGGCGGGTCGAGGCCAGCGCGGGTCGGATCGACGGCCGGACGACGAGCGCGGGGTTCGTGGCGCTCGACGCCGCGCTCGCGCCGGGGCTGGACCTGAACCTGGCCGCGAGCGCGATCCTGAACGGACCGATGAGCGCCGACGAGTACGTCGCGGGCCTCACCTGGAGGCCGCGGTGGCTGAACGTGAGAGGAGGATACCGACATGGCGGCGTGGATGAAGGGCGGCACGAGGTCACGCTCCAGGCGTATCGCCTGTTCGCTCTTGGGTCTTAGCATCGCCGCCGGCGCCCTCGCGGCGCAGGCGCAGGACGCGTACCTGTGCGTGTGGCGCAACCCGGAGCGCACCATGACCCGGATCTTCCCGAACGCCAGGGACTACGTGAGCGTGAACGCGCGGATCTCGGCGGCGCAGCGCAAGGAGATCGAGTCCCGGCTCGGCTTCGAGCTCCTGCCGGGGCAACAGGACCTGTTCCAGTACTTCACGATGACCGGCGAGAACGGGGAGGTCGTGGGCACGATCATCCCCGTGTCGCAGAAGGGCGGGTTCGGGGCCATCGAGCTCGTGTTCGGCCTCGACAACGACCTCGTCATCAAGAACCTCTACGTCCAGCGCTCGCGCGAGAAGGACCAGCGCTTCAAGGAGCGGGCCTTCCTCGACCTGTTCGTGAACCGCAAGCTCTCCGAGGCGCTGACGCTCGACCGGCTCTACAAAGGCGAGGCGACGCCCGGCACCTCGGCTGTGATCCGCGGCCTCAAGAAGGAGCTCGTGGCGTACGAGGTGCTCGTCCTGAGGCCGGCCGCCGAGAAGCCGGGCGCCGCCGGAAGGTGACCGTCTCCCCGAGCCCGGCAGTCCTCACGCGGCCTGCCCGCGGCCCGGGCGTGTTGCCCTGCGTCCGTGCGCCCGTTCCTCACCGCACGAGCGTGAGCGACCTGACCTCCGTCCTCCCGTCCACGACGAGGCGCGCGAAGTAGGTGCCGGACGCGACGGCCCTGCCTCCGTCGTCCGTCCCGTGCCAGTGCGCGGTGTGCGCCCCGGCCGGCCGCGGCCCGGACACGACGGTCCTCACCAGGCGGCCCGTGACGTCGTAGATCCTGAGATCAACGTGCCCGTCGTTCGGGAGGTGGAAGCTCAGACCGGTCGTCCGGCTGAGCGGGTTCGGCGCCGCTCGGAGGACGGCGGACGACGGCCGATCCCCGTCCTCGACGCCGGCCCACTCCGTCACGATCAGCGTGACAGGAACCACGAGCGTCGGGTGGTCCGGGTCGTTCGTGGCGATGCGCACGTCGGCGTGGTACTCGCCCACCTCGAGCTCCGTCGCACTCATCGTGAGGCTGAGCTGCGCGGATCCCTGCTGTCCGACCGTCCCCGACATCGGCGAGACGCTGAGCCACCGCTGCGTCGGGTCGACAGCAAGCCTGACTGCCAGCCCGTTGTGCAGGTAGCCGGCCGCGTTGTAGAGCACCTGGAGGCCGACCGTGCCGGTCGCGTTCTCGATGCCGACGGTGCAGCTGTTGCTGAGGGACACCGTCTTGTACTGATAGACGATGGACCCGTTGGCGTTCAGGATCACCTGGAAGGTCTCCGGCGACCCGCCGATGTTGTAGTGCGGCACGGCGTTCCACTGCACGATGAACCGCCCGTTCACGGCGTCGGCGTAGTAGTAGATGGCGCCGCCCTGGTTCGGGTTCAGGTCGTCCCAGAACGGCGCGATGAGGTTGTTCGGCTCCGCCGTGTTCGGAATGGACTGGTTGGTGTAGTTGGTCGCCGTTGACGTGAACGACAGCCACCCGTTCGTGCAGACGCGCACCGACCCGAACGTCTGCCCGTAGTACGGGAAGGTGAACCCCAGCGGGAACGGGCCGTGGTTCGAGTCGTCGCCGCTGCCCACGACGGTGCCGATGCTGGAGATCTCGACCCAGTCGTACACGGGGCCGCCCGGAGCGTCGCTGTCGATCCAGG
This DNA window, taken from Candidatus Effluviviaceae Genus I sp., encodes the following:
- a CDS encoding ABC transporter permease translates to MTFAEVALSNLRRNPVRSVLTGLSLAVSAATLSVALSLDRGYASAVTDDLVNKTGVHLYVTKEGCPIEAASVIAQGGLSPLYVGEETVKKAQSLPQVGAVLPFKLFAVTTADGTRTDIFMGVTEAIMEIKPDWRFHSGGWFESEDSVILGAEMARIERLGVGDRMYTEHFDREFVVSGILERNYSQDDGVFFLPLSTAQELVGREGKLSAVAIKLQDISTLDETRNRLRAMLPEDHFVIGSKELSEGILQFFGSTRAIMMVMVLVAAVISVFGVVNTMLMTVLERRREIAYLKCVGAGRLDLLHLISLETLAIAVAGSAAGAVAGAVLSPLSGTLLRRFLVAYVPSGVIARPDLGIAVLAFTACTVIGLACSVYPALRAARIVPMEVLRNE
- a CDS encoding ABC transporter ATP-binding protein; the encoded protein is MSDNHAIRLEQVSKHYRRGPETVAAVQDVSLAVAPGEHVAVVGHSGSGKTTLLNLIGCLDRPSSGRIAVNGRWLDGAGEAELTRFRRESIGFVFQQFFLVPTLTVLENVTLPTLFTGRKDESRARELLDTVEMGHRLKHLPGQLSGGEMQRVAIARALINSPPILLADEPTGNLDSRNAERIMQLFERLNGDGVTVVVVTHNADIVRRCNRTVHIEDGRISA